The DNA region GGCTCACCTAAGCTTCCCGGTTCTTTTGTTCTATCTAAAACGGCGATTTTCTTTACAGATTTTGGCATAACATCAAAAAAATATTTAAGACTAAAAGGACGATAAAGATAAACTTTAAAAACGCCCACTTTTTCACCTTTTGAATTTAAATAATCTACAACCTCTTCTAAAGTTTGCGTTACTGACCCCATAGCAATCACAATGCGTTCAGGTTCTTTATGTCCGTAATATGTGAAAGGCTTATACTCTCTACCTGTGATTTTAGAAATTTCTTGCATATAGTCATTAACCACATCAGGTAAGGCATCATAAAAGCGATTTGTTAATTCTCTTGTTTGAAAATAAATATCATCATTTTGTGCTGTGCCACGCGTTTTGGGATTTTCAGGATTTAAAGAAGAATTTCTAAAAGCTAAAACCGCTTCTCTATCAAGCAAGCGGTCAAAATGTGCATAATCCATAACCTCAACTTTTTGAATTTCGTGGCTCGTTCTAAATCCATCAAAAAAATGCAAAAATGGCACACGCCCTCTAATCGCCGCTAAGTGTGCCACACCAGCTAAGTCCATAGTTTCTTGCACAGAATGTGAGCAAAGCATAGCAAAGCCTATTTGTCTAGCGGCATAAATATCTTGATGATCGCCAAAGATGGATAAAGCTTGAGATGCGATCGACCTAGCTGCGACATGGATAACACAAGGAAGAAGTTGCCCTGCAATCTTATACATATTAGGAATTTTAAGTAATAAGCCTTGAGAAGCCGTATATGTGGTCGTCAAAGCACCTGTTTGTAAAGAACCATGCACAGAGCCAGCTGCACCTGCTTCACTTTGCATCTCGACTAGTTTAACAGGCATACCAAATAAATTTTTCTTTCCCGCAGCCGCCCACATATCGGTATAATCAGCCATAGGAGAACTTGGAGTAATAGGATAAATCCCAGCAACCTCAGTAAAAGCATAAGCTGCATAAGCTGCCGCTTCGTTGCCGTCCATAGTTTTCATTACTTTACTCATCTTAACTTCCTTAATTTTACTTTAACTCTTTGCTTTAACTATACTACAATTTCATTAATAAGTGATTGAAAAAAAATAATTGTGAAAAATTTGCTTAAAATTAAGAGAAAAATTTACTCATTACAATGGAGAATAAAAACCCAAGCTTTAACTTGGGTTTATTGCAATATTTTGAAAAGATTCATCTACTATATCGTTTATTTTTCAAAATACTTTAGTCTTTTTATAATTTTTTATCTTTTTCTAATTGATTAATATTTAGCATAATGAATTTATAGCTAAGATAAATCACTAGGGGCCAAATTAATAAAAATAAAGCTTCCATTTTTTCTCCTTAATAAGCATGTTCATCGTTTGCTATTTCTTCTTTTGTGATTTTGATCCTATCCATAGCTCTCCACACATAAGCGATATAAGCCAAAACAAAAGGCACAAATAAAGAAACATAAGCCATTACACTAAGGGTATAATAACTCGAACTAGCATTTTTGATTGTCAGTGAGCTTTGTAAATCACTAAGACTTGGATAAAAGGCACTAGATCCCAAACCTACGCTTAAAAATAAAGCAAAAACACACAAAATAGTGCCAACACCCAAAGTCCAAATAGCCTTAGTGCATTTTTTAGCCCCTTGCACCATACCCAAAAGCACCAAAACAACACCCAAAAGCAAAAGCACCGCAAAGATAGGATAAGAAAGAAAATTTTGCAAATATACATTTGCCTGTAAGCTTACCACGCCCTCATCGCTCACAAAAAAACCATCCTTAAGAAAAATCCAAGCCAAAAAGCCTAAGAAAAAGGGTAAAAATAAGAGGCTATTCATTTTCAATTTAGCAATACATTTAGTCTTAATAGCTTCATCGTTAATATTATTCATAAAATATGCTGTGCCTAAAATTCGGCTTAAAAATATCAAAGTAAAGCCTAAAAGATAATTGTAAGGATTAAGCAAAAGCTCAAGCCCTCTTAAAGGGTGCTGCCACTGGACAAAATTTTGCGAATTTAAAGTAAAATGCGAACCGCTAAAAAAACTACTCACCGCTACACCTATCAAAAATACGCCCAAAAAGCCGTTAATTTTAAGAAAAATTTCGTAAGTTTTTGAACCAAGCACATTATTTTCTTTCAAGCGATATTCATAACTTACTGCTTGAAGTATGAAACAAAGCAAAATGGCAAGCCAAGCCCAGTAAGCTCCCCCAAAACTAGTCGAGTAGAAAAGAGGGAAAGCCGCAAAAGCCGCCCCACCAAAAAGCACCAAAGTTGTAAAACCTAGCTCCCATTTACGCCCTAAAGAATTGATAAGCATAGTCTTTTCTAAGGCAGTGCTTGAAAGCTCGTCCATTAAGGTCTGTCCCCCTTGCACAAAAAACATAAATACCAAAAGTCCGCCCAAAAGACTCAAAATCACCCACCAATAAATTTGTAAGGCTTCAAGCTCTAAACCAAAAAACATTATTTAGCCTCCTTTTCAGCAAAACCTTTTTTAATCTGCGTTAGCATAATCTTAATCTCAGCCAAAAGTAAAGCCGTGAAAAGCACAGCAAAAATCCAAAAAGAAATTTGCACATTAAGCTTACCAAGCTCTGTGGCGGCGATACCCACAGGCATTAAGTCCTGTATAGCCCAAGGTTGGCGTCCCACTTCAGCCACGATCCACCCTGCTTCAGCGGCTACATAGCCAAGCGGTATGCAAAGCACACAAAGCCATAAAATTTTGCGAAATTTCTCAATATCATTTGCCATAGTCAAATAAAGCGTTACAATAAATAATACGAAAAATAAGCTCCCAAGTCCAACCATAATATGAAAGCTATAAAAGGTTAAAGCCACAGGTGGCACAGCATCTTCTGGTTTTTCTAAATAGCCGTAACCAAAATCTTTAAAATTATTTTCAAGCAAACTTCTACTTGTTTGCATTAGGCTTGTATTATTATGCTCTTTGGCATTTTGATAATCTTTAAAGGCATTTATGGCGATTTTGCCCCTATCAATGCGATTTTGCAAAGGCTCAATGCCCTTTTCAACATTACCATAAACAATATCCTCAATGCCCGGAACAAAAGAATGTGGGTCGCGATTACCTAAAATAGAAAGTGCGTAAGGTATAGTTAAATCAAACAAAAACACGCTTTCATTATTATCAATTTCTTTTTTAGGATTTAAAATTCCAAAAGCTACAATACCAGCCCTATGTTCTCCTTGATAAATTCCCTCCATAGTAGCGAGCTTCATCGGCTGAGTTTGAGTAACCCTATAAGCACTTTCATCGCCACTAAAAAATAAGAAAATCGAACAAACAAAACCAAAGCTAGCTCCAACGACTAAAGACTTTTTCGCCTCAATAATATGCCTTTTTTTGAGTAAAAACCACGCAGAAATTCCCATCACAAAAAGTGCGGAAATCACATAACCGCTTCCTATGGTATGCAAGAATTTCGCAATAGCCACAGGAGAAAAAGCGACTTCAAAAAAACTTTGCATTTCGCTTCTTGCGGTATCTGGATTAAACGCCATACCGACAGGATATTGCATCCAGCCATTAGCCACTAAAATCCAAAATGCCGATAAATTTGAGCCTATCGCCACGCACCAAGTTGAGATAAGGTGAAAACCCTTGCTAACCTTATCCCAGCCAAAAAACATTACCGCAAAAAAGGTCGCCTCTAAAAAGAAGGCGAAAATCCCCTCCACAGCTAAAGGAGCGCCAAAAATATCTCCTACAAACCAGCTATAATTCGCCCAATTTGTTCCAAATTCAAATTCCATTATAATACCCGTAGCCACACCTATGGCGAAGTTAATGGCAAATAAAGAAAGCCAGAATTTAGTGATATTTTTCCAACGCTTGCTGCCCGTTTTAACATAAATCGTTTCCATTATCGCTATGATAAAAGAAAGTCCTAAGGTTAGCGGCACAAATAAAAAATGATAAAGTGCCGTAAGGGCAAATTGCGCCCTTGACCAATCCACACTGCTAAGTTCGCTCATTGATTTTCCTTTGAGATGAGATTTTGTATGACGAAATTTGATTTACTTGCATCATCTTTATAAAGACTTTTAAAATTCACATCAAAAACAAAAAGTTTGAGGATAATAAGAATCACAAAAAGCTTTATAAAGATAATTTTCCAAAGGGTTTTGCCTAAGGTTAAATTTTTAAAACCCTCTTTATAAAAATCAAAAATTTTAAAAATAAAACGCAAAGTCATCAAAATTTCCTAACTAATTTAATTAAGCTTGGGATTTTATCTCATTTTATGTTATGATAGACTTAAATAAAAAATGAGAAAGGTTTTTATGCAAAAATTGCTAAAATTTGGAATTTTATTGTGTGTTTTATTGACACTGAGTGCTTGTGGGACAAAAGAAATCAATCCGCTTGGCTCTTCTTTTGGAGCGAAAGATGATAGCGATCCTTTAAAACTTGGAGCAAATCCTACCTTCCCAGCCAAGCAAAAAACACCCACTCTCATTGAAGGACGCAATCTTGTCCCACAAACTAATGTCGTCCCCTTGCCACGCCCTATTCTAGGCTCATCAGGGGATAGCCCTTTGGCGAGTGATTTTATGAGTATTTTAGGACCTAGTGGGGCAGCTTTGACCGTGTGGGCTTTAGCACAAGGGAATTGGATTTGGGGCTATACTTTGCTTGATAGTAAAAGTTTTGGAGATGCAAGAGTTTGGCAGCTACTTATAAGACCTGATAATATCGTTTTAATTAAAAATGCGAAAACCTTAACTTGTCTTAATGCTTACAAAAATGGTATAGTGCATTTTTCTTGCGATGCGAGTAATCCTGCCCAGCTTTGGAAATTAAAACCTATGGATAATGGAGCCGTGCAAATAGAAAATGTTGGAACTAAGAAATGTATCCAAGCACCTATTGACAATCCTTTGGGAGATTTTAAAGTTTTTAGTATTTTTATTAGCGAGTGTCAAAATAAGCAAAATTTAAACCAGCAGTGGTATCTTACCACTCCGCCTTTTAAGGCACAACCTTTATATAGGGAGAGATGATGAAAAAAATTTTTATACTATTTTTAAGCCTTAGCTTTCTTTGGGCAGATTTGGAAAAATATAATGTCGGCACTTGGAATTTGCAAGGCTCATCAGCGGCAAGTGAAAGTAAATGGAGTGTGAGCATACGCCAACTCATCACAGGCGATAATCCTTTAGATGTTTTAATGGTGCAAGAAGCAGGCGTTTTGCCAAATTCGGCAATGATGACAGGTAGAATGGTGCAGCCCGGAGGCATACCGATTCACGAATACATTTGGAATTTAGGCTCAAATTCGCGTCCAAATTCTGTTTATATTTATTATTCTCGTATTGATGTGGGAGCAAATCGCGTGAATTTAGCCATAGTTAGTCGCGTTCAAGCTGATGAAGTCTTTGTTTTACCTCCTCCTACAACCGCTTCACGCCCTATTATAGGCATACGCATAGGAAATGATGCTTTTTTCTCCATACACGCCCTTGCTAGAGGAGGTAATGATGCGGGTGCTATCATTACTGCGGTAGATGCTTTTTTTAGAGATCGTCCTGAGATTAATTGGATGATAGCTGGGGATTTTAACCGACCGCCTGATATGCTCTTAAGATTAGTCGATTTTGATGTGGCTAATCATGTTAATATCGTCTCTCCGTCAAGCTTTACGCAGGTAAGTGGAGGCACACTTGATTACGCAGTTACAGGGAATTCAAACAGAAGACAGCCTTATATCGCACCGCTTTTAAGTGCGATTTTGATGTTAGCGAATCTAAGGACACATTTAGTATCCGACCATTTTCCTGTTAATTTTAGAAAATTTTAAGGAGTAAAAATGAGAAAAATTTTATTATCCTTTTTATTTGCGATAAGTTTTGCTTTCGCAGAAAATCCGGGCGAGGGAGATTTACA from Campylobacter upsaliensis includes:
- a CDS encoding DUF4492 domain-containing protein, which encodes MTLRFIFKIFDFYKEGFKNLTLGKTLWKIIFIKLFVILIILKLFVFDVNFKSLYKDDASKSNFVIQNLISKENQ
- a CDS encoding cytochrome ubiquinol oxidase subunit I, translating into MSELSSVDWSRAQFALTALYHFLFVPLTLGLSFIIAIMETIYVKTGSKRWKNITKFWLSLFAINFAIGVATGIIMEFEFGTNWANYSWFVGDIFGAPLAVEGIFAFFLEATFFAVMFFGWDKVSKGFHLISTWCVAIGSNLSAFWILVANGWMQYPVGMAFNPDTARSEMQSFFEVAFSPVAIAKFLHTIGSGYVISALFVMGISAWFLLKKRHIIEAKKSLVVGASFGFVCSIFLFFSGDESAYRVTQTQPMKLATMEGIYQGEHRAGIVAFGILNPKKEIDNNESVFLFDLTIPYALSILGNRDPHSFVPGIEDIVYGNVEKGIEPLQNRIDRGKIAINAFKDYQNAKEHNNTSLMQTSRSLLENNFKDFGYGYLEKPEDAVPPVALTFYSFHIMVGLGSLFFVLFIVTLYLTMANDIEKFRKILWLCVLCIPLGYVAAEAGWIVAEVGRQPWAIQDLMPVGIAATELGKLNVQISFWIFAVLFTALLLAEIKIMLTQIKKGFAEKEAK
- a CDS encoding cytolethal distending toxin subunit B family protein, which codes for MKKIFILFLSLSFLWADLEKYNVGTWNLQGSSAASESKWSVSIRQLITGDNPLDVLMVQEAGVLPNSAMMTGRMVQPGGIPIHEYIWNLGSNSRPNSVYIYYSRIDVGANRVNLAIVSRVQADEVFVLPPPTTASRPIIGIRIGNDAFFSIHALARGGNDAGAIITAVDAFFRDRPEINWMIAGDFNRPPDMLLRLVDFDVANHVNIVSPSSFTQVSGGTLDYAVTGNSNRRQPYIAPLLSAILMLANLRTHLVSDHFPVNFRKF
- a CDS encoding cytolethal distending toxin subunit A/C; translated protein: MQKLLKFGILLCVLLTLSACGTKEINPLGSSFGAKDDSDPLKLGANPTFPAKQKTPTLIEGRNLVPQTNVVPLPRPILGSSGDSPLASDFMSILGPSGAALTVWALAQGNWIWGYTLLDSKSFGDARVWQLLIRPDNIVLIKNAKTLTCLNAYKNGIVHFSCDASNPAQLWKLKPMDNGAVQIENVGTKKCIQAPIDNPLGDFKVFSIFISECQNKQNLNQQWYLTTPPFKAQPLYRER
- the cydB gene encoding cytochrome d ubiquinol oxidase subunit II — translated: MFFGLELEALQIYWWVILSLLGGLLVFMFFVQGGQTLMDELSSTALEKTMLINSLGRKWELGFTTLVLFGGAAFAAFPLFYSTSFGGAYWAWLAILLCFILQAVSYEYRLKENNVLGSKTYEIFLKINGFLGVFLIGVAVSSFFSGSHFTLNSQNFVQWQHPLRGLELLLNPYNYLLGFTLIFLSRILGTAYFMNNINDEAIKTKCIAKLKMNSLLFLPFFLGFLAWIFLKDGFFVSDEGVVSLQANVYLQNFLSYPIFAVLLLLGVVLVLLGMVQGAKKCTKAIWTLGVGTILCVFALFLSVGLGSSAFYPSLSDLQSSLTIKNASSSYYTLSVMAYVSLFVPFVLAYIAYVWRAMDRIKITKEEIANDEHAY